Below is a genomic region from Anabas testudineus chromosome 13, fAnaTes1.2, whole genome shotgun sequence.
tgggaagaggaaacaggaagttgccaaaataagagcatggtgggaaacacaagcagcaacgaggctggaatcatgacaaaaGCCAACAAGTAAATTGGTCTTAATGCTGTATAACAGTAGTTTGTAACAGGGGACTGTAACAATAAGAATAACTTCCCAGATTAGTGTAAATTACTGTGCGAAATATTAcatcttgtttgtgtttcccaGGTTTCTCTTCATTATAACATTCCCACCCTGCCTGATGTCAATACTCTCAGTGTGGAGGTCAAACCAGAGGCCAACTGCAGCGAATCTCTCAAACCCAGCCTCACCCTGAAGCTAAACTCACTGTAAATAACCAACAGGCAAATATGGATCACAGCATATAACTAACAGAACTATGAAAGGGTAAAATCTCACTAAGtcacatcatgttttcattttgttgcagATACAGTGGAACGGAGAACAGTATAAACATGGTGATCCTGGACATCAAACTGCTCTCTGGGTTTGTCCCAGTCTCAAAATCTTTAAAACGGGTGAGTGAGTTGTGAACACTTTAGCTTTCATTTCAACGTTTTTGCTCCAATACACAACCTAGAGGATATAATCCTTCATTTTTCCCACCCATTTTTCATACAagctaaaatattttatgtgttttgttgcccaaaAGTGCCCTAATTACATAGATTTTTCAATGAGAGCTTCTCGGAGAGTtgtctatgggtgaaaaacaaacaattatgGAGccagtagatagatagatagccAGTACAACCACTTGGAAAGTAAGTCTACCATTTGGCAGACAACAACAGCTGACAACAGAAACcctgtgagagctgtaaagaaagagcttaaaacaaatgttagtgacatcagcaacaacctccagagggcaggagtgaaggtatcacaaaGTACAAGTAGAGAGGCTGCACAAGACAATGCAAACCACTAATTAGCAAGGAGAATAGGATGGTCAGGCTGGAAATTGCCAAAAAGTGCAGTAATAAGCCCCCAAAATTCTGGACAAAgttttatagactgatgagatgaaaacaaatctttaccaaagtgatggaaaaaaaaagtctggagaaagaaaagatctGCTCATGGCCGAAAAAATATATGTTCAACTGTGATAAACAGTGGTGGTAGagtcatggcttgggctgcatgactcaataatcttcattgatgatttaacacatgatggcagcagcaaagtGAACTTAGAagtctccagacttaaaccctataGAGCATCAATTATATTGGCTTTTACAGGCCAGGGTGAAACCTGgaaaagcaacacaaaagaaaaatgctaaaGTTTGGTGATGTCATTAGGTTAAGTAAGTCTTATTCACTGTGATCTATTTTAAGTTTCAATACATTGAAACACAACATGGTCTTCTAAGCTGTTTATTGGATCCTGTAACCATGAGGCTGCTGCAGTACTCTTAGTTTTGATgtaatgatgaagatgatgataaCAATTCAATATTGTCTCCTCACAGCTCATCAATGCCTCATTTGTGAAACGCgttgaagaaaagaaagaccATGTTCTGATGTATATTCAACAGGTGAGAGGACTTTATAGCAGGGAACAAACAAAGATGCTCTCCAGATTGTATCTGATGTTGTCAGCCTGTGTTTAACCAACAGTTACGAAGGGACATGTCAATCAAGTTGAAGCTTGTTCAGGAGTTCCCAGTTCAGAACCTGAAGCCAGCTGTTGTCAAGATCTATGACTACTACCAGCCAAGTAAAACAGACAATTCATATCTTGTGTACAACTCTAAATCCAACACACAATGGCAGACTCTTTACTGTTACAATAACAAagtaaacatataaaataatatgaagaaTAATCAGTATTTTCTACAAATATAAAGACACTTTgaccattttctttttctttttctctcaggtGAACAGGCAGGGACAGAATACATCTACCCTTGTGCTGCAGTCCACAGTTATGTAGGAAAATCGTAATATTCTTCACATTCAGTTACCGGCTGAATAGTGTAGTGTAAGATCGCCCTCTATGTGGAAGAATGGGGTATGAATCCAGCTGTGAGCTACCTCCAGTAAGAGTCgttaggcaagacctccttacacttaccctcTGTCTGAAGTAAATCAAAgttgtacttgagtaaatgttcTTAGTTACTTACAGTACCACCTCTGTTTCTTAATGTGTTCTGAAAGCAGCGCTGAAGCAATTAACGTCAGATTATTCATTCGTGTCTGTTGGAGACTGGTCCATAACCTGATAATAGGATgacatctgatctgatctgaattGTAGATAAACAGAACTATAGATAAAGTTGTCAAATAGTCAAGACTACAGTGATAATGTCAAGGCAGCTTTTGAACATGTGATTATTATAGAATGAACAATtgcttatttttaattatttaattatatatgatTTAGACAGATGGACAGCCCGAGTCAGGAACTGTCAAAGTGGATGTGTGCAGACCTCTTCGAACCTATACTTCCAGTACTGCTTTAAATACCCCATGCTAAAAGGAGACAAAGCAGATACAGTTGATACAGTGTCATCTCTCTGCTGACACAAGATGTCTATTTACTTCAAATGTGGGCCATATACCCACATTGTTTGTATGTATAATACAACTATAGTAGACATTTACCACCAAATTGCTAAATAACAGATGTTGTCTTTAATATCTCACGTTGCCATACTCATCTGTAGCTGTCTTCCACTAAGTAATTATCCTTTTAGTGTATAAAGTCAAACCTCTTTTATCTTTGCTAGATAGTGCATCTCTAGACTTTCATCTTTCCATCTGGTTTCTTAGTTTCCGGGATTTCCTGGTTTCTGTGAGGCTCTATTCAAAGTAATTTAGAGTGAACACTAAAAAATAAAGTGGTTGCTAAGGTTGTTTACATCATGTACTGCGATATGATAACTAAATGGATGCTTTGGTGTTCTTGACATTTTAGTTGTGTTAGGGAACATTGCTTCGGATAAGTGTGACATTATGTATCACACTTTTTTACACCTGAAAAGATCTGCAAAATTTGAAAAAGTTGTGTGAGACTACAAGAAAACCCGGTTTTTGTAACCTGGTCCTTCAATATGGACTAGAGCTCTATTCCAATGTGCAAGAGGAAgacaatgtttttaatgtttctttttgcattttaaaagagAGCtagtatattaaaataatacaaacattgATGTAACACAGAGGCTTCTCAAACCAGTATTTCACACCCAGAAGTGAAGATTTTGGTCAaggttttgtgtgttcttgGAAGGTTTTACACCCAAGATTAGGATCAAATGTGGAGGGAAATGGGTTTCAGAGATACAACTTTTGGCTTCCAACAGGTTAAAGCCGTTAACTACAATAATAGACTCAATTCTAACATGGAGCTGTCCGTATTCAAGAGGAACAAGCCAGGAGTTCCCACTTTCTCATTTGGCACAGCCAACTATGACAGAGGCATCTGCCaccaagtaaaaacaaacagtaccagctcttcttttctctctcctctttccattcgccccaaccggtcgaggcagatggctgcccaccctgagtctggttctgctggaagtttcttcctgTCAAGGGAATTTTTCCCCgcccactgttgcctagtgtttgctcaaatgggattgttgggttttctatataattctttatacaataGTACTTTATAAGACTGTATATTATAAAGATGAAGGGCATCACAGTTTATGTCAAAATTTCTCCTAAAAGCTTCCTAGAGATAAGCaaacacttttctttaaattttatGGTTATTGTACATTACTCATACTTTGTACCACTTATGGGAAATGTCTCCATGGCCTTAGAAATCAGGACAAGAGCTGTTTACATAATATAATTAAACATCCCACGCTGGGTAAAGGGCAGAGTAGCAGATAACACTGTAAGACAGATACCATGTGTTGATTTTGAGAAAACGTCAAAAATTATAGACTACACTTAGATCAAAGTTTCCAGAtgatggaaaaaacacagaactaaaTACTTACAAACAGTAGCAGATGAAAGATGCAATATCAGAACTTTTGACTGTGGTACACTGTATAACAAGTGTACAATATCAGAAATACggttttttacttattttactttatttttaaggtGTGCATTATTAGAAATCAGCCTTGAGTTAAACATTATTGAACATTAAATTGGTAAAGGTTAGATTTAAAGGATACCAAGAAATCAAAtacataaagtaaagtaaagtaaagtattgtcaattaaataaaaaacatataatgtcagtgtttgcattaataatcacccccttcaggtcagtattcagtagatgcacctttggctaCAATCACATCATGGAGTCCATGTGAACAGGTCTCAATTAtgcttgcacatctggacactggaattttttgccatttttctttgcaaaactgctcaagctgtcaggttgcatggggatcgggtgtgaacagcctttttcaagtccatccacaaattgaggtctgggctttgactttgCCACTAGAGAACATTCACCTTTTTGGTCATTTCTGTTTAGCTTTTACTGCTCGCTTTGGGTCATTgacttgctggaaaacaaattaatgacaaatttttctgaaattcttttgtcaaagtcaTTAACTTATATTGACAATGATTGATTTAGAATagaataactttattgtcaCTGTACGTTgtacaacaaaattaaaatgcaataatttCGGTAAGATAAAATGGtcataaatcaataaaaactaaaaactgctatataggaaaaatatgaaacacCAGTCagttacacatacacacacattcattcacatccAGTTATTGCACTGCTCcctcaaataaattaaaccatCTGTCACtcagattttaaaattttaGCAGTGTTAAAGGGACATGCAAGATAGGGAGTCTTGCATAATTTGTTTATAATGTCAAAAAAAGGATAACCCATCGAAGGaggtaaatactttttataagcACTGTACCAGCATGTatggttgtttttgtgtgacGAGGGACTGAATTTGTATCAGTAGCTATTTAACAGATACTCTACAGGTTCCTCCCAGTCAGTCATGGGGCGTCCTGGGATTCAGATATggacatggactctgtgtgtctttttaaactGGATGAGTGTGGATCAAGTGTTGGGAGAACCGTAAGTTTAGAAATAGTAATATTAATACTTTTACATGATTAATAATGAACAATATATTCTTTTCAAAAATTTGATTTATAGTTTCTCTGTTAGTGACAGAGCTGGTTTGTATTATTATCTTTTTGCCTGTAGACAGTACATGGTGGCCATTCCTGCAGTTCTTGAAGCTGGATCAGAAACCAAATTCTGTGCAAGTCTCCTGCAGCCCAGCGGGTCTGTAGTCATGACTGTCACTTTGGTTTCTGGAGAGGAAAGCACAACCCTTCTCAAGCACACATCTAGCGAAGAGTTTCATATGTGCACTCAATTTAAGGTCAGCTCCTGAgacaatcattttaaaatgttgttattaGAAATATAATTCTGaccaataattaattttataatataGACATTaaggtgcacacacagatgttacAGTAGCCAGTGTTTAGACAGACATTtgtgatttcagtgtttttgtcttttaaatacagtgtctaaaatgtgtttttgtcacaggTTCCTTTAGTGAAGAACAACAAGGTGCAGAAGTTTCAGGTGGAAGTAGAAGGCGACACGTTTTTCTCAAAAGAAGTCAGGAAAGTTATGATCAAAGTCTATCAGCCAATGACATTTGTCCAAACAGACAAACCGCTCTATCTCCCTGGACAAACAGGTAACCTGAAGTTAATGATTTATGGTGTTGTAtatattacagtacaaataaagtAATAAGAGAATTAAATGGGTTTTCCCATTTTACGAACAATTCAGAATGTGGACACAACTTCAACCCATtactaatttaaaacaaaatcttctgtattgacattttaaataattaaaaataaataaaaaattccaGTATTCCTCAGTCTCGAGCGTTGGCGCGTCTGCCCTGCCACAGAAAGTAAAGTTTGGATGGCTCATGGACAACAAAGGAACCTTAAATATCAACAGCTATAAACGAcgtggaaggtgaaggcagcAGTGTTTCCAGAACACCTGGAGCAGTAACagcaacatcaaaaacaaagttaagaTAGCAATGTCCATCTTGTGACAAGTATGTTCATACACTCAGTTCTTTAACACACATTGTTTCAgtaatgtgtaatgtaataaaacCAGGTTGCTGTCATAGCAGCCTTCAGCCCATCGGGTGGTTCTCATCTTTTTGACAGTCCTGCAGAGATTCTCAATGGTGTTCAGCTCAGGCGAGTTGGCTGGCTAATGTAGTAGTATATAAatagtatatacagtagttcaatacagtacagtacagtaatatcAAGGTCAGCAAACCAATGGGCAGGTGCTAAATCCTGTTGCAGCCTGTGTGGTGTCTCTTGATGACTTCTGCCTCACTCCACTCCTTAAAAACGTATGTCaagtttttaaatattcttaAGGCTGTGATCAAGTTTTTCCCTATCACACTTTTCCTTCCAGTCAGACTTCCATGAATGTGCTTTAATACAGCACTCTGCAAACAGCCAGATGTTTCAACAATGACCTTTGGTGGCTTCACTGTGGATCTTTGTCAATGACCTTCTTCCCCATGATGTGGGCATTAAGAACTATTTATAATGtatgaataacaaaaataatcttGAGATATTCCACTTTGCATGTAATGAATCTAAGAGTTAAGAGACTTTtgaataaaataagttaaaatggTCAAATATCAGACGGTGGGAAAGGAGGTAAAACAAAAGGGGCAAACTACATGAACAAGGGTCAAAGATCGCAGGACACTGAACAAAGAGATAGGAGACAGATTTTATAAACACCAACAATAAATAGACTAATATATTCACATAATCAAAaaactttaatcttttttttcttgcagtgcATTTTAGAGTTATCACACTGGACACCAAGTTCAGACCCATCAATCGGCTGGTGAGTGTCCCCTTTCTTTTTATGCTTCAGTATGATATTTGTGATGTAAATTATTCTGAAGTGAATTAGAACATGTTGAAGCTTTACCACAAAGCCAACTAAAAAGACAATGCAATTTTTTTGGTAAATGTTCTTTATTGTGATAGAAATAATAACAGATGACTAGTCTTCTGACTAACTTTGAAATTCGGataattatgtttgtacatttacTATAAAACACCAGAACACTGAATGCTTATCAACAAAGATTCACTTATTGAATATCAAAGatgtcagaaaataaataaaagaatgatcaatgttttttttttttgttttttgtttgcagaaCGATATAATTGAAATAAAGGTAAGACAATAGACCAAGAGCCACACTTGTAGTAAACACATATTGAGCATGTAGCCCATCatatacaatttattttattgattctgatataaatatgaaaacgtattatttaatttaccagGATGCCAACGGGAACAGGATTGGACAGTGGCTCAATGTAACATCCAACAGTAAAATCTTGCAGCTTTCTTACTCCTTGAATTCTGAAGCTTGTGAAGGAAATTACGAAATCATTGTGTCTGTGGGTGAAAATCAAATATCTCACAACTTCAAGGTGGAGAAATTTGGTATGTTATCACTAATTATAATTTTCTATCttcttttaatgaaaacatgaatCCTTAATGAAGTCAGGATGCTAACAACCATAATGTGTCCACAGTTTTGCCTAAATTTGATGTTCAAATAATTACATCTGATGAAGTAAGTATTGAGCAGGAAGACATCAAAGCTGAAGTGTGTGCTAAGTAAGTAAAAGACtttctatttaaaaactgtagtaGTTTGGTAGATTGaacaacacactgacatttctgtgtgttcattgtCGTCTAATTAGGTATACATATGGACAGTTTGTGCGAGGAAGTGTCAAGCTAGAGGTTTGTCGACCTGTTTTATCTAATCCTGAATTGACCCTTCCAGAGGGGGTGGTAAATGTAACTGCCCCTTGCTATAACGAGACAGAGCAGGTAACGTTTCCACAAAATGGTTTGGCTGCAACTTCTGGTGTTCAAGGCCTGAATCTTTCCACTTTTTCATGGAAATGAGCAGAactaaaaaaaattatttcttGTCTTCTGGTATTTTTCACTACAGACTGACAAAAAAGGCTGTGCTACTTTTACCATCAAGATATCAACTTTCACAAAAGTTAATAAAAGGACGGTTGAAGATGTGCTGACTCTTGATGCCAAAGTGGAAGAAGAGGGGACCGGcaagttttattatatttgtaatttaaatgagaattagttattaaaataatgcCATGTGCGTTGTtctaacacattttcttttcatacagGTATTTCACATCAAcgacaaaaaaaatataaatatctcCTATGTTGCTGCAAGGTTATCTTTTATTGAAACACCCAGATTTTATCATCAAGGATCAAATGTTGAGGGAAAAGTAAGTGTTAAACGTTGTCTTCACTTTGTCTGCAAAAAACGTCCAGCTGAGGTATTGAGTATTGGCAGTGATAAATCTTTGTGCTTCCAACAGGTTAAAGCAGTTTATTATAACAACACTCCCATTCCTGAGCTGCCAGTTTATCTGTTGATGAGGAAAGGGCAGTCAATCCATCTGCTACAGAATCTCATGACTGACAGTGATGGTGTTGCCACTTTCTCATTTAGCACAGCCAATGATGGGGTTCTCAGTGTCTTTGTAAGTAGAACTTAGCAGTGAAACTACAATATTTTATTAGCAAATTTCTCTGTCTCAGTAAAACACTTAAATGAAGAGAATACTGTGCAGTTGATGAGCTTAAATCTAAAATGATTTCtctaaaatatgtttcaatGTGCAGGTTAGCAAGACACCAACAGGGGAAGATCCCGATCATAGAACTGCACATTATCGTGGTGAACATCGCTTTATTTTGGCCTATTCCACTGGCAACTCTGTGAAGGTGAAGAAGAAGGATAAACCACTTTCCTGTGACACAGAAGAGGACATCTTTATTCAGTACACTGTAGTTGGAGAGGCTCTGGGGAAAATGGATGTGATGTATCTGGTGAGTGAGTTTCTGTCCTGTATCAGTTGTTTCTTAAAGAAGCACTTAACACGGTTTAAGAAGATATTATCATTGATTCAAGTGTCACACTGAGACTGCAGacacactcttttttttatgataatattttttgttgtattacTGAAGTTGAATGAGCTGTGATGAAgtttttttgtgtcactttattAAATTACACAGGTCTTATCCAGAGGAGCCATTGTCATGCAAGGTTATAAAGAGATTGAAGTTAAAGATAAAAGTGGGCAAAGATCAGACTTAATTATGAGTTCAGTGAATGAccatttaaaaagcagttttatcatatattatatatatttttttatatatatattataactatGGAAGCatgtaaataatgaatgttAACAGGGAGCAAATGGTTCAAAACAGCTGGTTTTGCTGTTTCAGTGAATGAGGGTGAGGTGTCCTTTAAGCTGAAGGTGTCTCCAGAGATGGCACCAGAAGTTCAGGTTGTAGCTTACGCCGTCCTGCCCAATGAGAAAATGTTCGCCAACAGTGCCGACTTCTCCACGGAGAAATGTTTCAGTCACAAGGTCAGTAAGACAAGAAAACTGCTCATCACATGTAGGTGTACTAGTTTTAGTTGGTGAGCTGTAGAATTACTTTTAGTAAAACTGatcaataatgttttgtttctgttggtgtatgatctttttctttttagcctCACAAATACACTTATTCATGTTGTTGGCAGCAAATTAAAGTTAACTTCATTCTGCAAATTCACTTGGATTGGActattatgtaaataaacaaagcagaatTAATATTTGGTATCTGACTTTATCACATgccaaagaaagaaaggaagagtcAACCTTGAAGGAAATGTGCAGTGATGATAATAACTTAAAGATCAACAGGGCTGAGCATTGGAAAACTACCAGAggttgcagtttgtgttttctctgtgtgtatcaGGTGTCGTTGGAGTTTTCTCCGTCCTCTGCTGTCCCAGGAGAGGAGGTCATCATGCAGGTGTCGGCTGATCCAGATTCTCTGTGTGGTGTCAGCGCTGTTGACCAGAGTGTCCTCATGAAGGAGCCAGGGAAAAGTCTCAATTCAGACCAGGTG
It encodes:
- the LOC113171288 gene encoding LOW QUALITY PROTEIN: alpha-2-macroglobulin-like (The sequence of the model RefSeq protein was modified relative to this genomic sequence to represent the inferred CDS: deleted 1 base in 1 codon; substituted 1 base at 1 genomic stop codon) encodes the protein MGRPGIQIWTWTLCVFLNWMSVDQVLGEPQYMVAIPAVLEAGSETKFCASLLQPSGSVVMTVTLVSGEESTTLLKHTSSEEFHMCTQFKVPLVKNNKVQKFQVEVEGDTFFSKEVRKVMIKVYQPMTFVQTDKPLYLPGQTVHFRVITLDTKFRPINRLNDIIEIKDANGNRIGQWLNVTSNSKILQLSYSLNSEACEGNYEIIVSVGENQISHNFKVEKFVLPKFDVQIITSDEVSIEQEDIKAEVCAKYTYGQFVRGSVKLEVCRPVLSNPELTLPEGVVNVTAPCYNETEQTDKKGCATFTIKISTFTKVNKRTVEDVLTLDAKVEEEGTGKFYYDKKNINISYVAARLSFIETPRFYHQGSNVEGKVKAVYYNNTPIPELPVYLLMRKGQSIHLLQNLMTDSDGVATFSFSTANDGVLSVFVSKTPTGEDPDHRTAHYRGEHRFILAYSTGNSVKVKKKDKPLSCDTEEDIFIQYTVVGEALGKMDVMYLVLSRGAIVMQGYKEIEVKDKMNEGEVSFKLKVSPEMAPEVQVVAYAVLPNEKMFANSADFSTEKCFSHKVSLEFSPSSAVPGEEVIMQVSADPDSLCGVSAVDQSVLMKEPGKSLNSDQIFNLLPVKKISHIPHDVRDSGCLTVRAKRNVWYYLEGEDAYDIFEDVGLKMATNVFIRIPCKPCCPKGEALTEEINIQLPENVIDGSARASVSVLGDILGGALQDLGGLLQMPYGSGEQNMALLALNIYILQYLKNTQQLTPAIREKATNLLTSGYQRQLNYKHNSSAYSTFGSGPENTWLTAFVLRSFTKAQTFIYNDPENIEESKTWLENKQRENGCFEQSGKLFNNRMKGGVSDEVTLTAYITAAFLEMNMSADSPVITKSLSCLKESISDLSNTYTTALLAYVFTLAGDMETRGHLLQHLDTVASKQGESSSXKEIIPTLLLSVSLWLTTQQNHYGGFSSTQDTVVALQALALYSTLVFSPAGSSMVTVQSPSGQLTFDVNQDNKLLYQEKTLQDTTGKYSLEVKGTACASVQISLHYNIPTPPDVTTLSVEVKPEADCNSESPRPKLTLKLQSLYSGKLDGTNMVILDIKMLSGFVPDSESLKRVTLHALSVDRVEEKEDHVLMYIQQLPKDKPINHQLELVQEIPVQNLKPAVVKIYDYYQPSDQAETDYSYRCAAVHEAGAKSPAAQ